ttttgaaacacaacttgcctgttgaaatcctaggggatcctcctccacccaagggtgatcccgtgtttgagcttaaaccattacctgatactcttaaatatgcttatcttgatgaaaagaagatatatcctgttattattagtgctaacctttcaaagaaggaagaagagaaattattgaaaactctgaagaagcaccgtgctgctattggatatactcttgatgatcttaagggcattagtcccactctatgccaacacaaaataaaattggagaaagacgctaaaccggttgttgatcaccgatgaaggttaaatcctaagatgaaagaagtggtaagaaaagaaatagtaaagcttctggaggcatgtataatttatcccattgctgatattCAGTGGGTaggtcctgtccattgtgtccctaagaagggaggtattactgttgttcctaatgataaagatgaattgatcccacaaagaatcgttacaggttatagaatggtaattgatttccgcaaagtaaataaagctaccaaaaaggatcattaccctttgccttttattgatcaaatgctagaaagattatccaaacatacacatttttgctttctagatggttactctggtttctctcaaatacccgtgtccaaagaggatcaagaaaagaccacttttacttgccctttcggtacctttgcttataggcgtatgccttttggtttatgcaatgcacctgctacctttcaaagatgcatgatggttatattctctgatttttgtgaaaagattgttgaggttttcatggatgatttctccgtatatggaacttcttttgatgattgcttgagcaaccttgatcaagttttgtagagatgtgaagaaactaatcttgtcttgaattgggagaagtgtcactttatggttaatgaaggtattgtcttggggcaataaattcctgaaagaggtattgaagttgataaagctaaagttgacgctattgaaaagatgccatgtcctaaggacattaaaggtataagaagtttccttggtcatgtcggtttctataggaggttcattaaggacttctctaaaatttctaggcctctgactaatctcttacaaaaatatgttccttttgtcttcgatgatgattgtgtggaagcatttgaaatacttaagaaagccttgatttctgcacctattgttcagccacctgattggaatttaccctttgaaattatgtgtgatgctagtgattatgctgtaggtgctattctaggacaaagagttgataagaaattaaatgttattcaatatgctagtaaaactctagacagtgcccagagaaattatgctactacttaaaaagaatttttagcagttgtatttgcttgtgataagttcagaccttatattgttgattctaaagtaactgttcacactgatcatgctgctattaaataccttatggaaaagaaagatgctaaacctagacttattagatgggttctcttgctacaagaatttgatttgcatattattgatagaaagggagctgagaacccagttgcagacaacttatctaggttagagaatgttcttgatgacccactacctattgatgatagctttcctgatgaacaattagctgtcataaatgcttctcgtactgctccatggtatgctgattatgctaattacattgttgctaaatttataccacctagtttcacataccagcaaaagaaaaagtttttctatgatttaagacattacttctgggatgacccacacctttacaaagaaggagtagatggtgttattagacgttgtgtacctaagcatgaacaggaacagatcctacgcaagtgtcactccgaggcttatggaggacaccacgctggagatagaactgcacataaggtattgcaatccggtttttattggcctactctcttcaaggatgctcgtaagtttgtcttgtcttgtgatgaatgtcaaagaattggtaatattagtagacgtcaagaaatgcctatgaactattcacttgttattgaaccatttgatgtgtgGGGCTTTGATtgtatgggactgtttccttcctctaatggctatacacatattttagttgttgttgattacgttactaagtgggtagaagctattccaactagtagtgttgatcataacacctctattaagatgcttaaagaagttatttttccgaggtttggggtccctagatatttaagtactgatggtggttcacactttattcatggtgcctttcgtaaaacgcttgctaagtatgatgttaatcatagaattgcatctccttaccacccacagtctagtggtcaagtagaattgagcaatagagagcttaaattaattttccaaaagactgttaatagatctagaaagaattggtccaagaaacttgatgatgcattatgggcctatagaactgcatataaaaatcctatggctatgtctccgtataaaatggtttatggaaaaacatgtcacttacctcttgaactagaacataaggcatattaggccattaaagagctcaattacgatttcaaacttgccagtgaggagaggctatttgacattagctcacttgatgaatggagaacccaagcctatgagaatgccaaactgtttaaagaaaaggttaaaagatggcatgacaaaaggatacaaaagcgtgagtttaatgtaggtgattatgttttgctattcaactctcgtttaagattttttgcaggaaaacttctctctaaatgggaaggtccttacgttatcgaggaggtctatcgttccggtgctataaatatcaacaactttgaaggcacaaatccgaaggtggtgaacggtcaaagaatcaaacattatatctcaggtaatcccataaatgttgaaactaatgttattgaaaccgcaaCCCCGGAGGAGTTCATAAGgggcactttccagaatgtttcagactccggaaaggaataggtatgaggtacggtaagtaaaccgattcaaaacagttctaatggtaatttttctccgttttggaatatttaagaaaataggaaaataagaagtagtccgggatggacacgaggcgtccacgagggtggagggcgcgccctacccccctgggcgcgccctctgcctcgtgggcacctcgtgtgctctccgaactccgttttcttgcacgatacttcttttggtcggtaaaaattcattatataatctcccaaaggttttgatcaACGTAtgatgcaaatatcctctgttttcgtttcgagctgtttctgcagcagatttataacaagatgtcttctcaagagtcagtcggggagagtcgggtgtctcatccgacaccgggtccaggagcaaacagcgatgcctatcactttgggccatcaacggaggaagagatggaggccgacttgaaaaggatagatgccatggaggaggatcaagaagttacttctcctTTCCGATCCGGATTcccgatgggggaactacagagctcagctattccaaactcggtcatcccttccaatgttagatttctttcttatgaaaatatgaaaaagagtgtcacttgttccctcgcagctatgcaacatccatgggtgaaaggagctttagccgtcactggtaagctccgtaaggaaataatggacctcaagcggCAAGTtaataagcttgaggaggagaaccgtatcctgaggggcatcatcgccaagaatatcacaacatcacctccgaagaaagagatataatcacatgggtatgggcgctccccttggcaactgccaagcttgggggaagtgccccggtatcatatcaccatcacactcctatctttaccgtttttcttagttcgatccttttggtaatatctttatctagtagaatgaagttttggtatgatctagttttgagttttgctttgtgatccttctatgtaatcgagtccgtgagctatatataataaagattagtgttgagtcaagggtttgattatcttgctatgatattgagggaataaaagaaaaaaagaataaaaagaaataaagagatcatatttatcttatggagagtaatgacttcacatataaagagtatgatgaataaaagttgttgagagttgacaaacatagttttggtcatcgttgcaattagtaagaagtaataaagaaagagaggttttcacatataaatacactatcttggacagcttttatgattgtgagcactcattaaaatatgacatgctaaagagttgatgttggacaaggaagacaacgtaatgggttatgttttcttatatccgaaataaagtatattgtcatggatcatccaacatgttgagcttgcctttcaccctcatgctagccaaactctttgcaccaagtagagatactacttgtacttccaaatatccttaaacccagttttgccgtgagagtccaccatatctacctatggattgagtaagatccttcaagtaagttgtcattgttgcatgcaataaaaattgctctctagatATGTATGCTTTAtttgtgtggagaaaataagctttatacggtcttgtgatgtggaagaaataaaagcgacggattgcataataaaggtccatatcacaagtggtaatataaagtgacgttctttcgcattaagattttgtgcatccaaccataaaagcacatgacaacctctgcttccctctgcgaagggcctatctttttcttgtcttataccttatacaagagtcagggtgatcttcacctttcctttttacattttatcctttggcaagcacattgtgttggaaagatcctgatatatatatccaattggatgtaagtcatcatgaactattattgttgacattacccttgaggtaaaaggttgggaggcaacactataagcccctatctttctctgtgtccgattaaaactccatacccataagtattgcgtgagtgttagcaattgtgaaagactaaatgatagttgagtatgtggacttgctgaaaagctcttatattgactctttccgatgttatcataaattgcaattgcttcaatgaccgagattatagtttgttagttttcaatgaagtttctgattcatactttacattgtgaatagattgttactttagcataagaaaccatatgacaatatatatatatatatatatatatatatatatatatatatatatatatatatatatatatatatattgctgttataagaatgatcatgatgccctcatgtccgtattttattttatcgacacctcatctctaaacatgtggacatattcttcgttatcggcttccgcttgaggacaagcgaggtctaagattggggaagttgatacgtccattttgcatcatgcttttatatcgatatttattgcattatgggttgttattacacattatgtcacaatacttatgcctattctctcttattttacaaggtttacatgaagagggagaatgccggcagctggaattctgggctggaaaaggagaaaatattagagacctattctgcacagctccaaaagtcctgaaacttcacggaggcagtttttggaattaataaaaaaataatggcgaaagaatcaaccagaggggggccacccaccatccacgagggtggggagtgcgccctacccccctgggcgccccctgccttgtgggccccctagcaggcctccggtgcccatcttctgctatatgaagtctttcacccaagaaaaaataaggaggaagctttcgggacgaaacaccgccgccacgaggcggaaccttggcggaaccaatctagggctccggcggagctgttctgccggggaaacatccctccgggagggggaaatcatcaccatcgtcatcaccatcgatcctctcagcgggagggggtcaatatccatcaacatcttcaccagcaccatctcctctcaaaccctagttcatctcttgtatccaatctttgtctcaaaacctcagattggtacctatgggttgttagtagtgttgattactccttgtagtcgatgctagttggtttatttggtggaagatcatatgtccagatcctttatgcatattaatacccctctgattatgaacatgaatatgatttgtgagtagttacgtttgttcctgaggacatgggagaagtcttgccataagtagtcatgtgaatttggtattcgttcgatattttgatgagatgtatgttgtctttcctctagtggtgttatgtgaatgtcgactacatgacacttcaccattgtttgggcctagaggaaggcattgggaagtaaaaagtagatgatgggtttctagagtgacagaagcttaaaccctagttgatgtgttgcttcgtaaggggcttatttggatccatatgtttcatgctatggttaggtttaccttaatacttcttttgtagttgcggatgcttgcaataggggttaatcataagtgggatgcttgtccaaggaagggaagcacccaagcaccggtccacccacatatcaaattatcaaagtaacgaacgcgaatcaaatgagcgtgatgaaacctagcttgacgataattcccatgtgtcctcgggagcgctttccttcatataagagtttgtccaggcttgtcctttgctacaaaaaggattgggtcatcttgctgcaacttatttaatttcattacttgttacccgttacaaattaccttatcacaaaactatctgttaccgataatttcagtgcttgcagagaataccttgctgaaaaccgcttgtcatttccttctgctcctcgttggtttcaacactcttacttatcgaaaggactacgatagatcccctatacttgtgggtcatcagtcaactatactcttcagacggcaaagtccttaataaagagacgaggctctgatactaattgaaaagatcgatatagttgactagaggggggtgaataggcaactaacaattgttagcttttctttaccaatttaatctttgcatcaaagtaggttgtctacatatgcaactaggtgagcaacctatatgatgcaacaacaccaagtgcacaagcaagcaagggatacaacacaagatagcttgcacaagtaaaggtacgagataaccaagagtggaaccggtgaagacgaggatgtgttaccgaagttccttccctttgaggggaagtacgtctccgttggagcagtgtggaggcacaatgctccccaagaagccactagggccaccgtattctcctcacgccctcacacaatgcgagatgccgtgattccactattggtgcccttgaaggcaacaaccggacctttacaaacaaggttggagctctctccacaacttaattggaggctcccaacgaaaccccggagcttcaccacaatggaatgtggctccgaagtgacctcttccgtctagggcgcccaagcgcccaagagtaacaaaatccacacaagaaagtatgggggaatcaaatatcctttggtggaagtgtagatctaggtctcctccttcaatccctagcaaatcaacaagtttgagtggctagagagagagatcgggcaagaaagcttCAATGGGAataatggaggagagagagaggcaagaggtaggtgggaggtggtagaagcacctccttaaataggGTGCCCTCAGATCCAACCGTTATGCGCAGAAAAGCATAGGAGCGGTACTTCCGCAATAGACACTGGTACAACCGGTGAATGCGGGAAACCCCTGCTAGGGCACCAGGGTGGTACTTCCGGTGGCGCACCCGGTAGTACCGGTATATCAGAATAAACCGGAACTACCGCTCCACCACCGCTCGACTACCGCATAACATCTAGAAAGTTTACACCTCAGGCCGGTAGTTAGAGCGGTGGTTGGGCCGGAGCTACCACTGGGCCAGCAGTCCCTGGGTGGTGGAGTCCGAgacggtactaccgccctgaacACTGGTAGTACCAGTTTGTCAAGACAAACCTTAACTTCCGTTCCACCAGCGGTCTACCACTGTACCCGgtacagaagggagtcacccctgagtggTACTTGGAGCGGTGGTATGACCGGAACTaccggccagcggtactaccgccatggGCAGAACTGCACAGGACAGAGGACTTTGGGgaacctctctctcctcgagcggagggtatatggtgggtgcagaGAATGTGTACGTGAAGtgattcacccaataccttccgatgtggattccctcttaatagtacggatatcCTACGACCAAAGGAATAAAAACGTCGGAAACTCCGTCTTGGTTCTTTTCTGCATAGAGGGAAGACCTAACCGTCTTGCGCCACACAATGTGTACCTGAGAAAACTATGGCGCACGATTAGTCCACACgtgtgttgtcatcatcaccaaaactCTAAGGCAGAAGATGCCCTTACACTCTCGAACTGTTGCGGCTTTGCTCGCGCCACGACAGTTCCAACAGAAGACACTCATTGGGCTCGGCGGCACCCCTCGAGGGAGCCCGCCAACTTTATATCATCCTTCCCATGTCCTGCTTGTTTTGACATATTATTCTTCACAATTTCtagcgccagcttggtcctcttcGGGTCCCGTTTTCCGCTGGGGCTCGGAGGAGCAAAAGTGGAAAGCGACGCCTCTGTATTTCCTTGGGCTAGAGCAGCCGTCCCCTTATTCGGCGCTTCCAAAGAGAGTTTCTGGTCCGGTGGTCTCTTTCTATTCTTCTCTGTACCAAGCATCTCCGAGTCCATGTCCGTTCCATCATCTTCCATCCCATCCGACCCCTCGAATTGAGAGCCTGCACCGCGTCCTCCAGCCCGGCCGCCCCAGCGTCCGCCCCTACGGCCTCGTCCGCCTCCCGGCCCCTGGCCATTAAGCATTATCCATGTTTCCTTCAGGTCCTTGAAGACCAAAGCAGATGGTGGATGTATTCCGATGCCATGCTCTTTATACTGGTGACCCAACATGCCACACACGGTGCATCAATCCGGAAGCTTCTCATACTTAACTCTGTAGATTTGGCGCTTGCCGTCTCGGATCATGGAAACAACATTCTTCAGCGGTTTGTCGACATTAATCCTCAGCCACACATGgtgaaaattccccacaaaatcCTGTGAGACAGGCTCAGCGAAGAGCACCGCCCCCACCTTCGCCGCAAGGGACGGCACAAGATATGCATATAGTGGTGGTACATCATGGATTTGTGCCCAGATCTCAATGCTGTCAAGGGTAACTGTCGAAGGCTCCGCCATGCCATCACACGGCTTGAGGATCACAGCATCCCCCCCCTAAAGTGCCAAGGACCTTCTTGTGTAACTCTCTCCCAATCCCCTAAACAGGAGAACTGTACAGAGTAGAGATTATCCTCCAATGGCTTGAATTTCACCTCCTGGGCTAGATCCCAGGCTGCTCGCATGTTCCCAAAAAACCAATATTGGCTGTAAGTCTTGATGGTGTGAACCTTTGCAAGAGCGACCCAACGAGTTGCCGCCGACGGTGCTTCCttctcatcaaacaccacgtcgTCTAGGTCCTCCTCTCACAAGCCCAATTACTTCATCAGTGATGCCACATCGTCGATCTCCAGTTGGCCTGACGAAGTTGACCCCGAAGCTTTGCTTGAAGACATCGCGAAACCCTAGCCCAATTGCAATCTAAATCGGGCCTTCTTGATCGAACCCTAGACGCTTCCGCCCCCCGCCGTCCTCCCAAGATCAGAGAGCAGACTCCTGAACGAGGGATAGAAACAGCGGATCGAGGCAAGGAGTAGGGAAGGCAGGTCTCGACGGCGGCGACAAAATCGCCCCCGGGAGGATACAAAACCCTAACGAGAGGGGAGGATCCATGTTGAATTTGTCGATGGATGAGCTGACAGCAAAACTGCAAAAGCATGCCGAAGAGGCCCGAGGCATAGGTCGCATGGCTCTTAGCCCTAACCAAAGGTTGCAAGGGTATCGTAGTGAGATTTTCAAAAAAAGTAAGTTTTATAAGAATGATTGAATAGTgacaaaaactaaaaaaatgaaaaTAGTAAAGTTTTTTAACAAACGATGAATTAGTGGCTATGACATTACTTTTAAGaagaaacaaaatgaaataaaactaaaataaaatcagAACAATGAATCTTTCTAAGAAAGAAAGAATTGGTGGTTAAGATGAAAGAAAAATAAATTGGCACACAATTTACACATAAATTgcgtttttttgtaatatatgctAGAATAATCATATAATGATTTCCACAAAAAAAGAAGTTttctaagaaggaatgaattagtggcattggtattccactgaaaaataattaaattaaattaaattaaaatAATGAAGTTTTTTAAGAACTAATGAAGTAGCGGCTTTGGTATTACCCTTCAAGAATAAACGAATTAAAATAAAagctaaaacaaaatcaaaataatgaggtTTTCTAAGAAATAGTGAATTAGcgacattggtattaccctttaataaGAAAGAAATTTTAAAAAATCTTAAAAATAAAATTTGCACACAATATACACAAAATTTATGCTTTTTaaaaatatgcaagaataaacatataatagtggatttttttggaaaaaagatCCTAGGAAGGAATGAATTAGTAGCATTGATATTACCCTTCaagaataaatagaaataaaataactAAAACAAAATTAAAATAGTGAAGTTTAATAAGAAACAATGTATTAGTGACATTGATATTACCCtttgaaaaagaaagaaagaaattaaAATAATTTAAACTTGCACACAACTTCGCATTGAAATTGGACTTTTTTGTAGTATGCAAAGAATAAtcatataataataactattttgcACATATTTTAAAGTATTTGGGTGTATACAATTACACTCACTCGGCATCCAAAAATACCCACATAGTCCTTTTTCATAAAAAAAAACTAATAAaggaaaagcaaaaaagaaaagttAAAAAATGAAACAAGTAAGAACAAAGGGAGAGAGGGAGGGTTGGGTCGCACAGATAATGTGCTTTATCTCATTAAAGAATTAATTGACCCAAATCCGTGTAAGTAAAAAAGACCCAGCCCAAAACAACTCACAAAATTGACCAAAAAAAGCACGAATCTCAAAGCAAAAATCATTGGTCAAAAAATCAACTGATTGAAAAACAATTTTTAAACCACTTAGGCCATATTTGGGACTGCTCCGCTCCCTAAAATTCAGCTCTGCTATAAAATACGCAACTGAAACGTTATAGCTGTACGATGTCtcatttcacaaaaaaaaactaggATTTATGATACAACTTCTTGTCTTTGGTGAAACTCTTCGATGGGTGCTCCAAAAACTCGAGTTTGAAGAGTTCTCATGAGTTGTGGTGAAATTACCCAATAATGTCACTGTTGACTTGATACCCCTTCGTTTTTTTTCATATCACCTAGCCAAATAAATATTTCACAACAAATTTTCTCATTCTTGAAGCTGGAGCTACTTGTAAGCCAAACACAATAAATTGCTCTTTTATGGAACTGCAACTCTTGGATGAAACTGCTCCAACGTAGatttgatgaaattgaactgatttGAAGCGGAGCAGTCCCAAACTTTGGCATTTACATATAGGTAATGTGTAACAATCACGTGAGCTCCCCGAAAAGGAAACACCAACACTCTCTTACATTACATGTACACCTTTTGTGCGTACGTTGCAAAGGACAAGAGGAAGAAGTCGCGCACGGACGAACACCTTGCCACGTACGGTTCTGAGCTTAGTTATTCTTCTTGCGCTtctcaatgaagaagaagaaggcgagGGAGACGACGGAGAAGGTGGAGAAGACGCCGGCGGCGACCTTGATGGAGGTGGTGACGCCCGTGATGCTGACGACGttgaaggcggcggcgggcgcggtctGGCCGTAGGCGACCTGCGTGCCGGAGGCGTCGAGCGCGTAGGCGCGCACGTAGTAGGTGGCGGTGGGGATGTCGAGGGCGACGCGGTACTCGAccctgccgccggcgccggcgtaGGGCTGCTGGGCGACCTTGAACTGGCAGGTCTTGTCTTTCTTGAGGTCGTCGTGGGTCTTGCGCCACTCGCGCTCCTTCTGGCTCGCCGGCGCGTAGCAGAGgctgaccttcacgttcttgtagGCGGCGTCGTCGCCGGCCGGCCGAGACGCGTTGAGGGCCCACGTCACTGTGATCACGTCCTCGCCGGCATGGAGAACTGGTCGATGATCAGTCAATTTGGTCGTCAGTGTTAAAGAAGATGCTTGCTTACGCTCTATTTTTGTTAACGAGAATGCGTTGCACATACGACGGTGGTACCTTGGCCGGGGCTGGGGGATGCGATGACGTCGAGGGTCACAGGAAGCTTGGAGAGGTACGCCACGGCGCCGGCCGACGCGCAGCAGCCGGCGGCGAGGACCGCCACCAGCAACGCCATGACCAGCTTCGACTGTGCCATCGCCGTCGAACTTGGGCTCGATCGAACTCGCAGCTGCTGCTCGGTCGGAGAAGGTTGCGGCGGTTTGATGGATGGGGCTGGGAGAGATGGGGGAGTACGGATGGGTTTGGCGTGTATATGTAGGCAGCTCGATCGAGAGCGTTGACGATGAGCCGGAGCTGCCATCCTTGTTGGGGTCGAGGAGCCGGGGCAAGGCAACCATCTGATTAATaagctaattaattaatttattaggTGGTGGAAGGTCAGATCCTCTTGAGGGTCTCCAAAGGGTCCGGCCGGAAGAGTGAGATGCGGCGACTGCAAATTAAGCAGCGGCAGGAGTAATTAACTGAGCTAATTCTATGCGCTTCCGTTCCAAACAAGACATCGAGCCGACTACGAGGGAGGGCATTTCGGCCGAGTTCACATGGCGCAACCATTCGTCAAGCCTTATTTTTGTTTATTTACAGCTGCAATTAGTTGCAAGGTGTTCGCCTAAACAGCTGTTGCAAATTTTATCCCTCCAAGTACAAGAAAATGCTGTTGCAAAATTGCAAGGGAGTGCAACCAAAAAGCTCAACGGATTTCCATATGCATATGCATGTTGAATTTGTTGATGGATGCGTTGACGAAGAGGCCCGAGGCATAGGCGACGTGACTCTTAGCCCTAACCAAAGGTTACACGGCTGTATTATTTGCTTGACTTGGCTCACGAGGAAACAATTAGGGTGAGGGCAGAAGCTG
This window of the Triticum aestivum cultivar Chinese Spring chromosome 5D, IWGSC CS RefSeq v2.1, whole genome shotgun sequence genome carries:
- the LOC543176 gene encoding high-affinity nitrate transporter-activating protein 2.1 translates to MAQSKLVMALLVAVLAAGCCASAGAVAYLSKLPVTLDVIASPSPGQVLHAGEDVITVTWALNASRPAGDDAAYKNVKVSLCYAPASQKEREWRKTHDDLKKDKTCQFKVAQQPYAGAGGRVEYRVALDIPTATYYVRAYALDASGTQVAYGQTAPAAAFNVVSITGVTTSIKVAAGVFSTFSVVSLAFFFFIEKRKKNN